Proteins encoded within one genomic window of Hahella chejuensis KCTC 2396:
- a CDS encoding C40 family peptidase — translation MRIPGLILITILMALASGCSSVRVNHPPAATPSPDQISSPVAAALYDQYDEWRGVDYRYGGLDKSGVDCSGLVYLTFQERFDAKLPRTTKGLAQKGRQVSRKELQPGDLVFFKPGGWKGLHVGIYVENNRFLHASTSNGVELAYIHNGYWANHFWQARRVK, via the coding sequence ATGCGTATACCGGGGTTAATATTAATCACCATCTTAATGGCGCTCGCCTCCGGGTGTAGCTCGGTGCGGGTTAACCATCCGCCAGCGGCGACGCCGTCTCCCGACCAGATATCCAGCCCTGTCGCCGCCGCGCTTTATGACCAGTATGACGAGTGGCGCGGCGTGGACTACCGCTATGGGGGCCTTGATAAGTCCGGAGTCGACTGCTCAGGCCTGGTGTATCTCACCTTTCAGGAGCGCTTCGACGCCAAATTGCCCAGAACCACTAAGGGACTGGCGCAAAAAGGGCGTCAGGTGAGTCGCAAAGAACTGCAACCCGGCGATCTGGTGTTCTTCAAACCCGGCGGCTGGAAAGGCCTGCACGTGGGCATTTACGTGGAAAACAACCGCTTCCTGCATGCATCGACCAGTAACGGAGTGGAACTGGCCTATATACATAACGGTTACTGGGCCAATCATTTCTGGCAGGCGCGGCGGGTTAAATAG
- a CDS encoding low molecular weight protein tyrosine phosphatase family protein: MRNILFVCSRNQWRSPTAEQVWRRHPELSVRSAGTSPKARKTIGPADLRWADVILVMEDKHKHRLMADYGRLLQHKQVHVLDIPDDYQYMDPELVEILQTSVACLLELTNF; this comes from the coding sequence TTGAGAAATATCCTATTTGTTTGCAGTCGTAACCAGTGGCGCAGCCCTACTGCAGAGCAGGTTTGGCGCAGGCATCCAGAGCTGAGCGTACGCTCGGCGGGGACCAGTCCCAAGGCCCGTAAAACGATTGGCCCAGCGGATCTTCGTTGGGCCGATGTTATTTTGGTCATGGAAGATAAGCATAAGCATCGCTTAATGGCCGACTATGGCCGTTTGTTGCAGCACAAGCAGGTGCATGTCCTTGATATTCCCGATGACTATCAGTACATGGACCCAGAGTTGGTTGAAATACTGCAAACATCCGTTGCCTGCCTTCTGGAATTAACCAATTTTTAA
- a CDS encoding SEC-C metal-binding domain-containing protein, producing MKRGYRVVHGDKDLHEKLGRNDPCPCGSRRLFQAMLS from the coding sequence GTGAAGCGCGGCTACAGAGTCGTTCATGGAGACAAAGATCTGCATGAGAAGCTGGGGAGAAATGATCCCTGTCCCTGTGGCTCACGGAGGTTATTTCAAGCAATGTTGTCTTAA
- a CDS encoding LysE family translocator → MSLDSYLMFVAASLIVVMIPGPSVMLVVSQALSSGKGSVTPLAAGVGLGDLVAMTLSFLGLGAILAASALTFTILKWVGALYLAYLGVKMFRASSSLTAEDGQVADASGRSQFISAFITTALNPKSIIFFIAFVPQFVSTEAALVPQFFILGATFLVLGVLNAAMYALFAGKLRSMLRNPKALQRFNRVGGSLLVGAGVLTAATRHG, encoded by the coding sequence ATGAGTCTGGATTCTTATTTGATGTTTGTGGCGGCCTCTTTGATCGTGGTGATGATCCCCGGACCTTCCGTCATGCTGGTGGTCAGTCAGGCGTTGTCGTCAGGGAAAGGCTCTGTCACGCCTTTGGCGGCGGGCGTGGGGTTGGGAGATCTGGTCGCTATGACGCTATCCTTTCTCGGGCTTGGCGCCATTCTGGCGGCTTCCGCCCTGACGTTTACTATTTTGAAATGGGTCGGCGCACTGTATCTGGCCTATTTGGGCGTGAAAATGTTTCGCGCTTCAAGCTCACTGACTGCTGAAGACGGACAGGTCGCCGATGCGAGCGGACGCAGCCAGTTCATCAGCGCATTCATCACCACAGCGCTTAACCCCAAAAGCATTATCTTTTTTATCGCTTTCGTACCGCAGTTTGTTTCCACTGAGGCTGCACTGGTTCCGCAATTCTTCATACTCGGCGCGACTTTCCTGGTGCTGGGCGTACTTAACGCCGCTATGTATGCGCTGTTCGCCGGCAAGTTACGCTCCATGCTGCGCAACCCTAAAGCCTTGCAACGTTTCAACCGTGTGGGCGGCTCCCTGCTGGTCGGCGCCGGAGTGCTAACCGCGGCGACGAGACATGGGTAG
- a CDS encoding alpha-ketoglutarate-dependent dioxygenase AlkB family protein encodes MPPDLILKSAFVANPDALFGELKNNVCWDERIKARKTASYGVSYDYSGMTYPQTEMPESLASICRDIETALGFRPNNCLLNYYPDGDSSMGYHSDSAEELAPGTGVAIISLGAERRISYRSKADKAHVVTYMLEHGALLYMDKGVQDRWMHAIPKMPGVGERISLTFRLILK; translated from the coding sequence ATGCCCCCCGATCTCATTTTAAAGTCAGCCTTTGTGGCGAACCCAGACGCGCTGTTCGGCGAACTGAAAAATAACGTGTGTTGGGATGAGCGCATTAAAGCGAGAAAAACCGCCAGTTATGGCGTTTCCTATGATTATTCGGGCATGACCTATCCACAAACGGAAATGCCGGAAAGCTTGGCGTCGATATGCCGTGATATTGAGACGGCCCTCGGCTTTCGCCCCAATAACTGTTTGCTCAACTACTACCCTGACGGCGACTCATCCATGGGGTATCACTCCGATTCGGCGGAAGAGTTGGCGCCGGGAACCGGCGTGGCGATTATTTCTTTGGGCGCCGAGCGGCGCATTTCCTATCGAAGTAAAGCGGATAAGGCGCATGTTGTAACCTATATGCTTGAACATGGCGCGTTACTGTATATGGACAAGGGCGTACAGGACCGCTGGATGCATGCGATTCCCAAAATGCCGGGCGTGGGGGAGCGCATCAGTCTTACATTCCGACTCATTCTCAAATAA
- a CDS encoding MOSC domain-containing protein, with protein sequence MQSIGTASSLWRYPVKSLLGEKLDALALDGRGVVGDRIFAVRNAAGKFGSGKNTRRFARMEGLLTMSASWDAGSVSLRLADGRVMSNDHPDLNQALSSVLDQEVELVREAAVSHLDAGPVHLISTSALNWLRGLLPESFIDERRFRPNIILSTSGVGVIEHDWLGKTLSFAGGLRLHITGLTERCVMTGMRQSDLPDDLMITRTIGELMQFNFGVYAQVMEPGILRQGEHAFLE encoded by the coding sequence ATGCAGTCAATTGGAACTGCGTCATCCTTGTGGCGCTATCCGGTTAAATCCCTTCTGGGAGAAAAACTCGATGCTCTGGCGCTTGATGGACGCGGTGTGGTCGGCGACCGCATATTCGCTGTCCGCAATGCGGCAGGTAAATTTGGCAGCGGCAAGAACACCAGACGCTTCGCCAGAATGGAAGGGCTTTTGACGATGAGCGCGAGTTGGGACGCCGGCTCGGTGTCGTTGCGACTAGCTGATGGCCGGGTCATGTCGAACGACCATCCCGATCTGAATCAGGCTCTTTCCTCAGTATTGGATCAGGAGGTAGAGTTGGTGCGAGAAGCGGCTGTATCGCACCTTGATGCGGGGCCTGTACACCTGATTTCCACTTCTGCGCTTAATTGGTTGCGAGGACTACTGCCTGAGTCTTTTATCGACGAGCGACGTTTTCGTCCTAATATTATACTGTCGACCTCTGGCGTTGGCGTGATTGAGCACGACTGGCTGGGTAAGACTCTTTCCTTTGCCGGCGGGCTGCGTCTGCACATTACCGGACTGACTGAACGGTGCGTCATGACGGGAATGCGGCAGTCAGATTTGCCCGATGATCTTATGATCACCAGGACGATTGGCGAGCTTATGCAGTTTAATTTCGGCGTATATGCCCAGGTGATGGAGCCCGGTATTCTACGGCAAGGCGAACACGCATTTTTAGAATGA
- a CDS encoding glycine-rich domain-containing protein, with product MGWLAAGAVIVFILYRVLLSRARRQALQAFQFPRSIKSKVQNKYQHLNDSQLEMVMTGLKEYFALCQLGGRRMVAMPSQAVDVAWHEFILFTRAYEQFCQKCFGRFLHHTPAEAMQSPTQAQSGIKTAWRLACHKEGIDRRNPNRLPMIFSMDHDLQIPDGFVYSLNCKGPGGVGYCASHIGCGSGCAGGGDSDGGDGGCGGGCGGD from the coding sequence ATGGGGTGGTTGGCGGCGGGAGCGGTTATTGTCTTTATACTCTATCGTGTGCTGCTTAGTCGGGCGCGACGACAAGCCCTGCAGGCATTTCAGTTTCCCCGTAGCATAAAGAGCAAAGTCCAGAACAAATACCAGCATCTGAATGACTCGCAGTTAGAGATGGTTATGACGGGGCTGAAGGAGTATTTTGCGCTCTGCCAGCTTGGCGGTCGGCGCATGGTGGCGATGCCCTCGCAGGCAGTGGACGTGGCTTGGCACGAGTTCATATTGTTCACCCGCGCTTACGAGCAGTTTTGCCAGAAGTGTTTCGGCCGGTTTTTACATCATACGCCCGCCGAAGCCATGCAAAGCCCCACCCAGGCGCAGAGCGGCATCAAGACCGCATGGCGGTTGGCCTGCCATAAGGAAGGCATTGATCGTCGTAACCCAAACCGATTACCGATGATTTTCTCAATGGATCACGATTTACAGATTCCTGATGGCTTTGTCTACAGCCTCAACTGCAAAGGTCCGGGCGGCGTGGGCTATTGCGCCAGTCATATTGGCTGCGGCTCCGGTTGCGCCGGCGGCGGAGATAGCGATGGCGGCGACGGAGGATGCGGAGGCGGTTGTGGAGGAGATTGA
- a CDS encoding cation-translocating P-type ATPase encodes MFKRWRLPLPGHLLRQALGQVRQESIYGPWLLLELREGGRNSPEFLRSLERELVESGHCLHAWYIPELDRLAVKRANAGEESRKAALETVEKLERSYGLHRNLFATDTRFPEEMTIRYRALLELGLDLSAMGAGMTFGKVSGRTFRFFTDLSAVSILLEQTSPLRKPLDHMLGSENTELLLRFMNAVGESFSHGWSGSLVDMALRLQQWRAEEARQQSWDQLRDACLQQIEQLRRGAEPAPQRPRPLPDGPIEKYKDTAEKLALAAFSAGMAFTHDLTQSASTFFSSLPRPAHRGRKAFCLALAQRMAKADILLLEEPSVLERLDRIDRVALDEELFRTQRPAVTATRHSGRHRTPVAVLDGLLTEPAVEWKGRTYQWRTPEQEQEVPPRLREWWRATSQPLDSLRIVTRDNRICAAVLVQEVTDHTLESVLSRMRALELKVTVLNPDKEPVRERIREYQRRGESVMAIGGSALLPEADLAVGLLKEGEPWPFGAHILTSTPLDTIWRLLSAIAQTRTMAAQSVELAKIDAFSGLILSLEKMDRRMLKRVRLAASLASLCAMLNSYRLARNVSELPLSLRHDSTPWHAMDAEAVLERLQQREPLPVALEQSAAPQPLWRLWLEEMTTPLVPILLTGAGLAIFTGAVGDALLIGTVVGLNGLIGGLQRRKTEQQLQQLGMSAAQLYTFQRGEEYLEGPAKALRPGDVLTLTAGDVAPADARILKAEALEMDESSLTGESLPVKKHTAPSFSPNLAERSSMLFEGATVVQGTVEAVVVTERSRSEARRSHYLTEPPSNGVEKRLDQLTDMTLPIAAFSGIALLLAGLSRRRPVKEVIGSGVSLAVAAVPEGLPIMATLAQLASASRLGEKGALARNPRAIEALGRMTVLCADKTGTLTEGSLALRLVAIDEEIVSVEDLNDLAREVLLIAMLASPHGSGDEDTAHVTDRVIGEAVLTHAPSLREAMHEWNRVKEMPFKSERGYHATLYQQDKNKRLCVKGAPEIVLERCNRWRQPDGRITVLDDENRKKLTELAYSLASRGYRILAVAERPARSLTLNRDKVSRLIFRGFLALADPVRESARDALNLLREAGVKVKMITGDHPVTAEAIARDLHMDGRDAVLTGAQIDAMDDQELAQTASQVSVFARVSPAQKARIVTALQSCGEVVGMTGDGANDAAAIRLAEVGIALGAECSVAAQQAADLLVVDGRIETIVTAVLEGRALWTAVRDAVSLMVGGNLGEIGFTLIAGLLEGRSPLNARQLLLINLLTDSVPALAVALRKPTKLKARQLLEEGPEASLGVALTREIQWRAGLTGGVTVVTWAVDRLLRGPDHASTVALLTLIGSQLTQTIMAGKGSRKVALASISAAAMLVAIVEIPGLARVFGCVRPGVTGWLSVIASLGASLVGAKFLPKLEQASVEAEQEIAEKVRDWLTENNVETQNVEAKAG; translated from the coding sequence ATGTTTAAACGTTGGCGCCTTCCCCTCCCAGGCCATCTCCTGAGACAGGCTCTCGGGCAGGTTCGCCAGGAGTCCATCTATGGTCCCTGGCTGTTGTTGGAGTTGCGTGAAGGCGGCCGCAACTCCCCGGAATTCCTGCGCAGCCTGGAGCGCGAACTCGTAGAGTCCGGGCATTGCCTGCACGCCTGGTATATCCCGGAATTGGACCGTCTCGCCGTCAAGCGTGCAAATGCCGGCGAAGAAAGCCGCAAGGCGGCGCTGGAGACGGTGGAAAAGCTGGAGCGCTCCTACGGGCTGCATCGTAACCTCTTCGCAACGGACACGCGTTTTCCGGAAGAAATGACCATCCGCTACCGGGCGTTGCTGGAGCTGGGCCTGGATCTCTCCGCCATGGGCGCGGGGATGACGTTCGGTAAAGTCAGCGGCCGTACTTTTCGCTTTTTCACAGACCTGTCCGCCGTCAGCATTTTACTGGAGCAGACGTCGCCATTGCGCAAGCCGCTGGATCATATGCTTGGTTCGGAAAACACCGAGTTGCTGTTGCGTTTTATGAACGCTGTCGGTGAGTCCTTCAGCCATGGCTGGTCGGGCTCGTTGGTGGACATGGCGCTGCGCTTGCAGCAATGGCGCGCGGAAGAAGCCCGCCAGCAATCCTGGGATCAACTGCGCGACGCCTGTCTGCAGCAGATCGAGCAACTGAGGCGGGGAGCGGAGCCTGCGCCTCAGCGCCCCCGGCCATTACCGGACGGGCCTATCGAAAAATATAAAGATACGGCGGAAAAGCTGGCGCTGGCGGCGTTCAGCGCTGGGATGGCGTTCACCCACGACCTGACGCAGTCCGCATCGACCTTTTTCTCTTCTCTACCACGCCCGGCTCACCGCGGACGCAAAGCATTCTGCCTGGCCCTGGCGCAACGTATGGCGAAGGCGGACATTCTGCTGCTGGAAGAGCCGTCGGTTCTTGAGCGTCTGGATCGCATTGACCGAGTGGCGCTGGATGAAGAATTGTTCCGTACTCAACGCCCGGCGGTAACCGCCACCCGCCACAGCGGCCGGCATCGCACGCCGGTGGCGGTGCTTGACGGACTCCTGACGGAGCCCGCTGTCGAATGGAAAGGCCGCACCTACCAATGGCGCACACCAGAACAGGAACAAGAGGTCCCCCCACGCCTGCGCGAATGGTGGAGGGCGACCTCCCAGCCACTGGACAGCCTGCGTATAGTGACTCGCGATAATCGCATCTGCGCCGCCGTCCTGGTACAGGAGGTGACCGACCATACCCTGGAATCGGTATTGTCCAGAATGCGCGCCCTGGAACTAAAAGTGACTGTTTTGAACCCCGACAAGGAGCCGGTCCGCGAGCGTATCCGTGAATATCAACGCCGCGGCGAGTCGGTGATGGCGATCGGAGGCTCCGCGTTGCTGCCGGAAGCCGATCTCGCGGTCGGCTTGCTTAAAGAAGGAGAACCCTGGCCCTTCGGCGCCCATATATTGACGTCTACGCCTCTGGATACGATATGGCGGCTGCTATCCGCTATCGCCCAGACCCGCACAATGGCGGCGCAAAGCGTGGAATTGGCCAAGATCGACGCTTTCAGCGGTTTGATCCTGTCGCTGGAAAAAATGGACCGGCGCATGCTTAAACGGGTGCGTCTGGCCGCCAGTCTGGCCTCCCTCTGCGCCATGTTGAACAGCTATCGCCTGGCGCGAAACGTATCTGAACTGCCGCTGAGTCTGAGACATGACAGCACGCCCTGGCACGCAATGGACGCGGAAGCCGTATTGGAACGACTGCAACAGCGGGAGCCGCTGCCTGTGGCGCTGGAGCAAAGCGCCGCGCCGCAACCCCTATGGCGGTTATGGCTGGAGGAAATGACCACTCCCCTGGTTCCGATACTGCTCACTGGCGCAGGGCTGGCGATATTTACCGGGGCGGTCGGAGACGCGCTGCTGATTGGGACCGTGGTAGGTTTGAATGGGTTGATAGGCGGATTGCAACGCCGCAAGACCGAGCAGCAATTGCAACAATTAGGCATGAGCGCCGCGCAACTCTATACCTTCCAGCGCGGCGAAGAGTACCTGGAAGGACCAGCGAAAGCGTTGCGCCCCGGAGATGTGCTGACCCTCACCGCAGGCGATGTGGCGCCGGCGGACGCGCGTATATTGAAGGCTGAGGCCTTGGAAATGGATGAGTCCTCGCTGACGGGAGAATCTCTGCCGGTAAAAAAACACACTGCGCCCAGTTTCAGTCCCAACCTGGCGGAGCGCTCGTCCATGCTGTTCGAAGGCGCCACCGTGGTGCAAGGGACAGTGGAAGCCGTAGTGGTGACGGAGCGCTCCCGCTCCGAAGCGCGCCGCAGCCATTACTTGACGGAGCCCCCCAGCAATGGCGTGGAAAAGCGTCTGGATCAGCTCACTGACATGACGCTGCCTATCGCCGCTTTCTCCGGCATCGCCCTGTTGCTGGCGGGACTTTCCCGGCGACGACCGGTGAAGGAAGTGATAGGCTCCGGCGTCAGTCTGGCGGTGGCGGCTGTACCGGAAGGCCTTCCAATTATGGCCACCCTGGCGCAGTTGGCTTCCGCCAGCCGCCTTGGAGAAAAAGGAGCCCTGGCCCGCAATCCTCGCGCGATCGAGGCGCTGGGGCGCATGACCGTATTGTGCGCAGATAAAACCGGCACTCTCACTGAAGGCTCGCTGGCGCTCAGGTTGGTGGCCATCGACGAGGAAATCGTCTCCGTTGAGGACCTCAACGATCTCGCCCGCGAGGTGCTGCTCATCGCAATGCTGGCCAGCCCGCACGGCAGCGGTGACGAAGACACTGCGCATGTCACCGATCGCGTGATCGGCGAAGCGGTGTTGACTCATGCTCCCTCCCTGCGCGAAGCGATGCATGAGTGGAACCGCGTCAAAGAGATGCCGTTCAAGTCCGAGCGTGGTTATCACGCCACACTGTACCAACAGGACAAAAACAAACGCCTGTGCGTCAAAGGCGCGCCGGAAATTGTGCTGGAGCGCTGCAACCGCTGGCGGCAGCCGGATGGCCGTATCACCGTCCTCGACGACGAAAACCGCAAGAAGCTGACTGAACTGGCCTATTCGCTGGCAAGCCGCGGCTATCGCATTCTGGCGGTGGCGGAACGTCCGGCGCGCAGTCTTACTCTCAACCGGGACAAAGTCTCACGCCTCATATTTCGCGGCTTTCTGGCGCTGGCGGACCCGGTCCGCGAGAGCGCCAGAGACGCTCTCAATCTGTTGCGGGAAGCCGGCGTCAAAGTAAAAATGATTACCGGCGACCATCCGGTGACGGCGGAAGCCATCGCCCGCGACCTGCATATGGACGGCCGCGACGCCGTGCTCACCGGAGCTCAGATAGATGCTATGGACGATCAGGAACTGGCGCAGACGGCGTCGCAGGTATCCGTGTTCGCCCGCGTTTCTCCCGCGCAGAAAGCGCGCATCGTCACCGCTCTGCAGAGCTGCGGCGAAGTGGTTGGCATGACCGGAGACGGCGCCAACGACGCCGCGGCGATCCGGCTGGCGGAAGTCGGCATCGCCCTGGGCGCGGAGTGCAGTGTGGCCGCCCAACAAGCGGCGGACCTGTTGGTGGTGGATGGCCGTATAGAAACCATCGTCACCGCAGTGCTGGAGGGACGCGCTTTATGGACCGCCGTGCGCGATGCAGTAAGCCTGATGGTCGGAGGCAATCTGGGAGAGATCGGCTTTACCTTGATCGCCGGGCTGCTGGAAGGACGCTCGCCATTAAATGCGCGGCAACTATTACTGATCAATCTATTGACCGATTCCGTCCCGGCTCTCGCAGTAGCTCTGCGCAAACCCACCAAATTGAAAGCGCGCCAGTTATTGGAAGAAGGCCCGGAAGCATCCCTGGGCGTCGCGCTGACCCGGGAAATTCAATGGCGCGCAGGCTTGACCGGCGGCGTCACCGTCGTCACCTGGGCTGTCGACCGTCTGCTGCGGGGACCGGATCATGCGTCGACCGTCGCTCTGCTGACGTTGATCGGCTCACAACTCACGCAAACCATTATGGCCGGCAAAGGCTCGCGCAAAGTCGCCTTGGCGTCGATCAGCGCTGCGGCAATGCTGGTGGCGATAGTGGAAATTCCCGGTTTGGCGAGAGTGTTCGGCTGTGTCCGTCCAGGCGTCACCGGCTGGCTCAGCGTAATTGCCTCGCTGGGCGCCTCCCTGGTGGGCGCAAAATTCCTGCCGAAGCTGGAGCAAGCAAGTGTGGAGGCGGAGCAGGAAATCGCGGAGAAAGTGCGCGACTGGCTGACGGAAAACAATGTCGAGACGCAGAACGTCGAGGCGAAAGCGGGATAA
- a CDS encoding DUF72 domain-containing protein: MKQRDDAHGVRIGASGWSYTHWRGPFYPQDLPDGEMLSYYCRHFDAVELNSSFYHLLPQRTLLQWRDATPPDFLFSVKASRYITHMKKLKDPERHAPPLLERISALEDKLGPILFQLPPHWRFNGRRLKEFLQALSRDFRYAFEFRDPIWYTQETYDLLADYRAAFCIHDLNGFLAPVKVTANLIYLRLHGPDGATRANMTKQGARPKSHAIAGRVDARLNRLAQD; this comes from the coding sequence ATGAAACAGAGAGACGACGCTCATGGCGTCCGCATAGGCGCTTCAGGATGGTCTTATACTCACTGGCGCGGCCCCTTTTATCCTCAAGATCTGCCTGACGGCGAAATGCTTTCATACTATTGCCGTCACTTTGACGCGGTGGAGCTCAACAGCTCGTTTTATCACCTGCTCCCGCAGCGGACATTGCTGCAATGGCGCGACGCCACCCCTCCCGACTTCTTATTCAGCGTCAAAGCCAGCCGGTATATCACTCATATGAAAAAGCTCAAAGACCCTGAGCGTCATGCGCCTCCTTTATTGGAGCGCATCTCTGCCCTGGAAGACAAACTGGGCCCGATATTGTTCCAACTACCGCCGCATTGGCGCTTTAACGGGCGGCGGCTGAAAGAATTTCTACAAGCGCTGAGCCGGGACTTCCGTTACGCCTTCGAGTTCCGCGACCCAATCTGGTATACGCAAGAAACTTACGACCTGCTGGCGGATTACCGCGCGGCGTTTTGTATTCATGATCTGAACGGTTTTCTGGCGCCCGTGAAAGTAACCGCCAATCTGATCTATCTGCGGCTCCACGGACCCGACGGGGCGACCAGGGCGAATATGACGAAGCAGGGCGCGCGCCCAAAAAGCCATGCAATTGCGGGCCGTGTTGACGCAAGGCTAAACAGGCTGGCCCAGGACTAG
- the pyk gene encoding pyruvate kinase — MLRRTKIIATLGPATSSPEALESIIKAGVDVVRLNFSHGEAAEHIARAELVRELARKQNRFVAILADLQGPKLRIARFVDGKVTLTPGQRFVLDARLDKEAGDIDRVGIDYEQLVNDVAAGDTLLLDDGRLELEVEQVVGLEIICRVIIGGKLSNNKGLNKKGGGLSANALTDKDKADIKTAAKLGADYVAVSFARTPEDMHEARALLKAEGSNASLMAKIERADLVHNPEQLDAVILASDAVMVARGDLAVEIGDAELVGVQKHIIARARTLNRVVITATQMMESMISSPMPTRAEVSDIANAVLDYTDAVMLSAESAVGQYPAQAVEAMARICVGAEKHPSTHQSKHRIHEGMARIDESIALSAMYAANHLKGVKAIICMTETGATPLLMSRIKSPLPIYAFSRHHETQHKVVLYRGVQTIPFDSDQHPNEEINQLVVNELVKRNVVTDGDLVILTKGDYVNAQGGTNTMKIVRVGGSIQ; from the coding sequence ATGTTACGTCGCACCAAAATAATCGCCACACTGGGTCCAGCCACCAGTTCACCTGAGGCGCTGGAGTCCATCATCAAGGCGGGAGTCGATGTTGTCCGGCTCAACTTTTCCCACGGCGAAGCCGCTGAGCACATCGCCCGTGCGGAACTGGTGCGCGAACTCGCGCGCAAGCAAAATCGTTTTGTCGCCATTCTTGCCGACTTGCAAGGCCCCAAGCTGCGCATCGCTCGATTTGTCGACGGCAAAGTCACCCTGACGCCAGGCCAGCGTTTTGTACTGGACGCTCGCCTGGATAAAGAAGCCGGCGATATTGATCGGGTCGGCATCGACTACGAACAGTTGGTGAATGACGTCGCCGCCGGAGACACTCTCCTGCTGGATGACGGTCGCCTGGAACTGGAAGTCGAGCAGGTTGTCGGACTGGAAATTATCTGTCGCGTGATTATCGGCGGCAAACTGTCCAACAACAAAGGCCTGAACAAGAAAGGCGGTGGACTTTCCGCCAACGCGCTGACGGATAAAGACAAAGCGGACATCAAGACCGCCGCCAAGCTGGGCGCGGACTATGTCGCAGTCTCTTTCGCACGCACCCCGGAAGACATGCACGAAGCGCGCGCGCTGCTGAAGGCGGAAGGCTCTAACGCCAGCCTGATGGCCAAAATTGAACGCGCCGACCTGGTTCATAATCCCGAACAACTGGACGCCGTTATCCTGGCCTCCGACGCGGTCATGGTCGCTCGTGGCGACCTGGCGGTGGAAATCGGCGACGCGGAGCTGGTTGGCGTACAGAAACATATTATCGCCAGGGCCAGAACCCTGAACCGGGTAGTGATCACTGCGACGCAAATGATGGAGTCCATGATCAGCAGCCCCATGCCGACTCGCGCGGAAGTATCCGACATCGCCAACGCGGTGCTGGATTACACCGACGCAGTCATGCTGTCCGCCGAGTCAGCCGTGGGTCAGTATCCGGCGCAGGCGGTGGAAGCCATGGCGCGGATCTGCGTTGGCGCGGAGAAACATCCGTCCACGCATCAGTCCAAACACCGTATTCATGAGGGAATGGCCCGCATTGATGAATCCATCGCCCTGTCGGCGATGTATGCGGCCAACCATCTCAAAGGCGTGAAGGCGATTATTTGTATGACGGAAACCGGCGCTACGCCGCTGTTGATGTCGCGCATCAAATCGCCCCTGCCGATTTACGCGTTCTCGCGCCACCATGAAACCCAGCACAAAGTCGTTCTATACCGCGGCGTGCAGACCATTCCCTTCGATTCGGATCAACATCCCAACGAAGAGATCAACCAATTGGTGGTGAACGAGCTGGTGAAACGCAATGTCGTGACCGACGGCGACCTGGTAATCCTTACCAAGGGCGACTACGTCAACGCACAGGGCGGCACCAATACGATGAAGATCGTGCGCGTAGGCGGTTCTATTCAGTAA